One Rosettibacter firmus genomic window carries:
- a CDS encoding pyruvoyl-dependent arginine decarboxylase has translation MEVNKLYVPTKIFFTKGVGKHKEYLASFELALRSAGIEICNLVSVSSIFPVGCKIIPRSQGLKLLKPGQITHCVIARNSTNEPNRLIAASIGVAIPADKNMYGYLSEHHPFGQTEKVAGDYAEDLAATMLATTLGIEFDAEKAWNEREQVYKMSGKIVRTFNITQSAQGDKNGLWTTVIAVGVLLP, from the coding sequence ATGGAGGTAAACAAATTGTACGTTCCCACTAAAATATTTTTTACTAAAGGCGTTGGAAAGCACAAAGAATATTTAGCTTCATTTGAGTTAGCTCTTCGTAGCGCCGGTATAGAAATATGTAATTTAGTTTCAGTAAGCAGTATATTCCCTGTTGGATGTAAAATTATTCCTCGATCTCAAGGATTAAAGTTATTAAAACCTGGACAAATAACTCATTGCGTAATAGCAAGAAATTCTACTAATGAACCGAACAGATTAATAGCAGCTTCGATTGGTGTAGCTATTCCGGCCGATAAAAATATGTATGGATATTTATCAGAACATCATCCATTTGGACAAACAGAAAAAGTCGCCGGTGATTATGCTGAAGATTTAGCTGCTACTATGCTTGCTACTACTTTAGGTATTGAATTCGATGCAGAAAAGGCCTGGAACGAACGAGAACAGGTTTACAAAATGTCTGGTAAAATTGTTCGTACTTTTAATATTACACAATCAGCACAAGGAGATAAAAACGGACTCTGGACAACAGTAATTGCAGTCGGAGTTCTTTTGCCATAA
- the fni gene encoding type 2 isopentenyl-diphosphate Delta-isomerase, with protein MSDSKTAKRKKDHINLCLNEDVTFKSKANGFENYEFEHYAITEVEFDKIDLRTKFFSKDISYPILISSMTGGSKESEKINERLAIVANKLNIPLGVGSQRQALENKKYLSTYKIMRKYCGNAPLFGNLGAAQIANSKNLKDEIKFLIEIIEADAMVIHLNPLQEILQKEGEINFKGLLKNIEQVVKISNIPIIVKEVGCGISKTVAKKLLDIGVKGIDVAGAGGTNWAAVELLRNNESSIFRDWGLPTSYCVRTVNELRKNYNFLLISSGGISNGLEIAKSIALGADIVGIARLILKSIVKSVDITLELINLWINELKTVMYLTGAQNIKQLKKVKLIKKSELF; from the coding sequence ATGTCTGATTCAAAAACTGCTAAAAGAAAAAAAGATCATATAAATCTTTGTCTAAATGAAGATGTAACTTTTAAATCAAAAGCAAATGGTTTTGAGAATTACGAATTTGAACATTATGCTATTACAGAAGTAGAGTTTGACAAAATCGATTTAAGAACAAAATTTTTTTCAAAAGATATTTCTTATCCTATACTTATTTCATCGATGACAGGAGGTTCAAAAGAATCAGAAAAGATTAATGAAAGATTAGCTATTGTTGCAAACAAATTAAATATACCTCTGGGAGTTGGAAGTCAAAGACAGGCATTGGAAAACAAAAAGTATTTATCAACTTATAAGATAATGAGGAAATATTGTGGTAATGCTCCATTATTTGGTAATCTCGGAGCTGCACAGATTGCGAACTCAAAAAATTTGAAAGATGAAATAAAATTTTTAATAGAAATTATTGAAGCAGATGCAATGGTTATTCATTTAAATCCTCTTCAAGAAATTTTGCAAAAAGAAGGTGAAATTAATTTTAAAGGTCTTCTAAAAAACATAGAGCAAGTTGTAAAGATTAGCAATATTCCAATTATTGTTAAAGAAGTTGGATGTGGAATAAGTAAAACTGTAGCAAAGAAGTTATTGGATATTGGGGTAAAAGGTATTGATGTTGCAGGGGCGGGTGGTACAAACTGGGCAGCCGTCGAGTTATTAAGAAATAATGAATCAAGTATTTTTAGAGATTGGGGATTACCTACTTCATATTGTGTTAGAACTGTAAACGAACTCAGGAAAAATTATAATTTCTTGTTAATATCATCAGGTGGAATATCTAATGGACTTGAAATTGCAAAATCTATTGCTCTTGGTGCAGATATAGTTGGAATTGCACGATTGATATTAAAATCAATTGTAAAAAGTGTAGATATTACTTTAGAATTAATAAATTTGTGGATTAATGAATTAAAAACAGTTATGTATTTAACTGGTGCTCAAAATATAAAACAACTTAAAAAAGTTAAGCTAATAAAAAAATCGGAACTATTTTGA
- a CDS encoding TonB-dependent receptor encodes MKNLIILFLFLLGNISAQVLEVSGRVISSSSKQPLQYANVVVKGKYIGTSTDSDGKFLLKGEFNKDDKLVITYIGYEPKEILVDDLLKSRNKNILLESKIITSQTVLVKGTVAKPGITPISFTKIERDKIAETYTYQDIPEILSYTPSATFYSENGNGLGYNYLSIRGFDQRRISVSINGIPQNDPEDHNVYWIDFPDLLESTELIQVQRGAGSGIAGYPAIGGAINIITSSFADQPRVEFSSSIGSYNTRKYSAVVSSGLINNKYSVYAKLSQTLSSGYRNSSWVDLKSYYLSAVRFDENLTTQINIFGGPLADGLAYTGLPKFAIKDRKLRKANYSYWEAENNNYTYTLERRPDEIENFSQPHFELLNEYKLNKNITINSALFLVLGNGFFDYDGSWGDTTYFRLTRENGFNAVQNPGNVLIRAMVENKQWGWIPRVSISHKNGELILGGELRIHKSVHWGSINFGEYLPAGLTKDFRYYYYEGGKDMLSIFANENYQLTSDINVLGEVQLSYHKYKIENERYLNNNFTIDDLYINPRIGINYRYLPELNFYISFARVTREPRLKNYYDAAESSGGEVPQFETKPDGSYDFSKPLVKPETMNNIEFGSSFVRENISASLNLFYMLFNDEIVKRGQVDRFGQPITGNMERTIHYGLEGTFSIKHNDFLEVILNGSLSKNYISSGSAYFFDKKTSSTIRLDLSGNRISGFPDITFNAICKVNYKNFLLQLTGKYVGSFFTDNYDNKLVDYLKIYSKAADYTDNKVDAYFVANLYASYNLILDSYLKNIKLYFQINNIFDNLYAAYGIGKEFFPAAERNFLFGFKLGL; translated from the coding sequence ATGAAAAACTTAATTATTCTTTTTTTGTTTTTATTGGGAAATATTTCTGCTCAGGTTCTTGAAGTAAGCGGTAGAGTAATTAGCTCTTCGAGTAAACAACCATTGCAATATGCAAATGTAGTTGTAAAAGGGAAATATATTGGAACAAGTACAGATTCTGATGGAAAATTCTTACTTAAAGGCGAATTTAATAAAGATGATAAATTAGTAATTACATATATAGGTTACGAACCAAAAGAAATTTTAGTAGATGATTTACTTAAATCAAGAAATAAAAATATTTTACTTGAAAGTAAAATTATTACAAGCCAGACTGTTCTTGTTAAAGGGACTGTTGCAAAACCAGGAATTACTCCAATTAGTTTTACAAAGATTGAAAGAGATAAAATAGCAGAAACTTATACATATCAAGACATACCAGAAATTCTCAGTTATACTCCTTCAGCTACGTTCTATTCAGAAAATGGTAATGGACTTGGATATAATTATTTAAGCATAAGAGGATTCGACCAGCGTAGAATTTCTGTTTCAATTAATGGGATACCACAAAATGATCCCGAAGATCATAATGTCTACTGGATTGATTTTCCTGATTTGCTTGAAAGTACCGAATTAATTCAAGTACAAAGAGGAGCAGGTTCTGGAATAGCTGGATATCCAGCAATAGGTGGTGCAATTAATATTATTACTTCATCTTTTGCAGATCAACCACGTGTGGAATTTTCTTCTTCAATTGGTAGTTATAATACACGAAAGTATTCTGCTGTAGTATCGAGTGGATTAATAAATAACAAATATTCTGTTTATGCAAAACTTTCTCAAACATTGAGTAGCGGTTATAGAAATTCAAGCTGGGTCGATTTGAAATCTTATTATCTATCTGCAGTAAGATTTGATGAAAATCTTACAACTCAAATAAATATTTTTGGTGGTCCTTTAGCTGATGGTCTTGCTTATACTGGATTACCAAAATTTGCAATTAAAGATAGAAAACTTCGTAAAGCCAATTATTCTTACTGGGAAGCAGAAAATAATAATTATACCTATACACTTGAACGCAGACCTGATGAGATTGAGAATTTCTCTCAACCTCATTTTGAATTATTAAATGAATATAAATTGAATAAAAATATTACAATTAATTCAGCTCTATTTTTAGTTCTTGGTAATGGATTTTTTGATTATGATGGTTCGTGGGGTGATACTACTTATTTTAGATTAACAAGAGAAAATGGATTTAATGCTGTACAAAATCCTGGTAATGTTTTAATTCGTGCAATGGTAGAAAATAAACAATGGGGATGGATACCTCGTGTAAGTATAAGTCACAAAAATGGTGAATTGATTTTAGGAGGAGAACTTAGAATTCACAAATCTGTTCACTGGGGTAGCATTAACTTTGGTGAGTATTTACCTGCTGGTCTTACAAAAGATTTTCGATATTACTATTACGAGGGTGGAAAAGATATGTTAAGTATATTTGCTAATGAAAATTATCAATTAACATCTGATATTAATGTTTTAGGTGAAGTTCAATTATCTTATCACAAATATAAAATCGAAAATGAAAGATATCTAAATAATAATTTTACAATTGATGATTTATATATAAATCCAAGAATTGGAATTAATTACCGTTATTTGCCAGAACTCAATTTTTATATTTCATTTGCAAGAGTAACAAGAGAACCAAGACTTAAAAATTATTATGATGCTGCAGAATCAAGTGGGGGAGAAGTCCCGCAATTTGAAACCAAACCAGATGGTTCTTATGATTTCTCAAAACCACTTGTTAAACCAGAGACAATGAATAATATTGAATTTGGTTCATCTTTTGTACGTGAAAATATTTCTGCTTCATTAAATTTATTCTATATGCTTTTTAATGATGAAATTGTTAAAAGAGGTCAAGTAGATCGATTTGGTCAACCAATAACTGGTAATATGGAAAGAACAATTCATTATGGACTTGAAGGAACTTTTTCAATTAAGCATAATGATTTTCTGGAAGTAATATTAAATGGTTCTTTAAGCAAAAATTATATCAGCAGTGGTTCGGCATATTTCTTTGATAAAAAAACATCTTCTACAATTAGATTGGATCTATCTGGTAATCGAATAAGTGGTTTTCCTGACATTACTTTTAATGCAATCTGCAAAGTCAATTACAAAAACTTTTTATTACAATTAACTGGTAAATATGTTGGTTCTTTCTTTACAGATAATTATGATAATAAACTTGTTGATTATCTTAAAATATATTCGAAAGCTGCTGATTACACAGATAATAAAGTAGATGCATATTTTGTAGCAAATCTTTATGCAAGCTATAATTTAATTTTAGATTCTTATTTGAAGAATATTAAATTGTATTTTCAAATAAATAATATTTTTGATAATCTGTATGCAGCATATGGAATTGGTAAAGAATTCTTTCCAGCTGCAGAAAGAAATTTCTTATTTGGATTTAAATTAGGTTTATGA
- a CDS encoding class I SAM-dependent methyltransferase gives MAEKHYYEQKEFTEKYLIPYFKKYIPHFEKLRVLEIGCAEGGLLEEFSSLGIFAVGLEIDEKRVAIAHQKNPDLKIYVGDITDPDLTKKLSAHSEFSSGFDLIIMREVIEHLKNKKNAFYNLNYLLKENGYLFVSFPPKFSPFAGHQQIGKSFLKIIPYLHLLPKFILKPLADILRENKNYIDEIKLHFSTGCTIKYFERLSSEFGFEEVIKDLYFFRPIYNIRYGIPVIKLPDIVLFREIISFGCEALLKKVNNKQ, from the coding sequence ATGGCAGAAAAACATTATTACGAACAAAAAGAATTTACTGAAAAATATTTAATCCCTTATTTTAAAAAATATATACCTCACTTTGAAAAGTTAAGGGTTTTAGAGATTGGTTGTGCCGAAGGGGGCTTGCTTGAAGAATTTTCATCTCTGGGTATTTTTGCAGTAGGATTGGAAATAGATGAAAAGAGAGTAGCAATAGCTCATCAAAAAAATCCCGATTTAAAAATTTATGTTGGTGATATTACAGATCCAGATTTGACAAAAAAATTATCTGCACATTCTGAGTTTTCTTCTGGCTTTGATTTGATTATAATGAGAGAAGTAATTGAACATCTAAAAAATAAAAAGAATGCATTTTATAATTTAAATTATTTATTGAAAGAGAACGGATATTTGTTTGTGAGTTTTCCTCCTAAATTTTCTCCTTTTGCTGGTCATCAACAGATTGGAAAAAGTTTTTTGAAAATCATTCCATATTTACATCTCCTTCCAAAATTTATTTTGAAACCACTTGCTGATATTCTACGTGAGAATAAAAATTATATTGATGAAATTAAACTTCATTTTTCAACAGGATGTACTATAAAATATTTTGAGAGATTATCTTCTGAGTTTGGCTTTGAAGAAGTAATAAAAGATTTATACTTTTTTAGACCTATATATAATATTCGGTATGGTATTCCTGTTATAAAACTTCCTGATATTGTGTTATTTAGAGAGATCATTTCTTTTGGGTGCGAAGCATTACTAAAAAAGGTTAATAACAAACAATAG
- a CDS encoding sodium:solute symporter family protein, with protein MVSFSFIDIFIIALFFLIILIIGFLPKKEKEGDISEYLLSGRKVGLWLFVLNNVSTWYGGILGVGEFTYQYGLLSWFTQGLPYYIFAIIFALIFAEKIRNASFFTIPDKIEHEYGKTAGIISSILIFILVTPAPYLLMIGSLLHLIFNINLFWGLIIAALSSSIYLIKGGYKSDLYTDVFQFFVMFTGFALIVIISFLDVGDFNFLKNNLPDSHLSPTGNASIIYVIVWFLIALWTFADPGFHQRCNAAKDGKTARNGILISVIFWLIFDFLTTTTGLFSRAVIPDLNNPVLAFPLYAEKILSSGLKGIFFAALFATIISTSNSFLFLSGTTFGRDIIFKSLKVKNEKRVPYYTRIGIILSSILSILLAYNVQSVIYLWYLIGSICIPGIIILIFSAYYKKYKVPNNVAVVELVAGVLTGLIWLIIEQNLSTELKEIEPMIVGLLFVVLIHIVGIKIFKMKASYE; from the coding sequence ATGGTCTCTTTTAGTTTTATAGATATTTTCATTATTGCTTTGTTCTTTCTAATAATTTTAATCATTGGTTTTTTACCAAAGAAAGAAAAGGAAGGAGATATATCAGAATATTTACTTTCAGGTAGAAAAGTAGGATTGTGGTTATTTGTTTTAAATAATGTATCTACATGGTATGGTGGTATTCTTGGAGTTGGAGAATTTACATATCAATATGGTTTATTAAGCTGGTTTACTCAAGGTTTACCATATTACATATTTGCAATAATATTTGCTTTGATATTTGCAGAAAAGATTCGGAATGCTTCTTTTTTTACAATACCGGATAAAATTGAACATGAATATGGAAAAACTGCAGGTATAATTTCTTCTATATTAATTTTTATTCTTGTTACTCCAGCTCCATATTTATTAATGATAGGAAGTTTATTACATCTGATATTTAATATTAATTTATTCTGGGGATTAATAATTGCAGCTTTATCATCATCAATTTATTTAATTAAAGGAGGATATAAATCTGATCTTTATACAGATGTATTTCAATTTTTTGTCATGTTTACAGGATTTGCTTTAATTGTAATTATATCATTTTTAGATGTTGGTGATTTTAATTTTCTCAAAAATAATTTACCTGATTCTCATTTGTCGCCAACAGGAAATGCATCGATTATATATGTCATCGTCTGGTTTTTAATTGCATTGTGGACATTTGCAGATCCTGGATTTCATCAAAGATGTAATGCAGCGAAAGATGGTAAGACAGCAAGGAATGGAATATTAATTTCAGTTATTTTCTGGTTAATTTTTGATTTTTTAACAACAACTACTGGACTTTTTAGTAGAGCAGTTATTCCAGATTTGAATAATCCAGTGCTTGCATTTCCATTATATGCAGAAAAAATATTGAGTTCAGGATTAAAAGGAATTTTTTTCGCTGCTTTGTTTGCTACAATAATTTCTACTTCCAATAGTTTTTTATTTTTAAGTGGAACTACATTTGGAAGAGATATAATATTCAAATCATTGAAAGTGAAAAATGAAAAACGAGTTCCATATTATACAAGGATAGGAATTATTCTATCTTCAATCTTATCAATATTACTTGCTTATAATGTTCAATCAGTAATTTATTTATGGTATTTAATTGGAAGCATATGTATTCCGGGAATTATTATTTTAATTTTTAGTGCATATTATAAAAAATATAAAGTTCCAAATAATGTTGCCGTAGTGGAATTAGTTGCTGGTGTTCTTACAGGTTTAATCTGGTTAATCATTGAACAAAATTTATCTACAGAATTAAAAGAGATTGAGCCGATGATTGTTGGTTTATTATTTGTTGTTTTAATTCATATAGTAGGTATTAAAATTTTCAAGATGAAGGCTTCTTATGAATAA
- a CDS encoding TerC/Alx family metal homeostasis membrane protein: MFYIDLYVTDHRKDKVGIKSSLIWSGIWILTALLFNLLIFLFLEDGHQKALEFLAGYLIEKSLSVDNLFVFLMIFNVMNIKDVHQPHILKWGIISAIVMRIIFILAGVALIKIFHPIIYIFGILLFYAAYKMAFGNEKKIDYEKNPFIKFIKKKFRIITEYEGGKFFIKNGGKIFITPLFLTLILIESSDIVFAIDSIPAIIAITRDPFIIITSNIFAILGLRALYFALAGIVDLFIYLKYGVAIILAYVGIKMLISDYYTIPIFYSLLFIVVCLAITIIVSLIHKKPSS, from the coding sequence ATGTTTTATATCGACCTTTACGTTACAGACCATCGTAAAGATAAAGTTGGTATAAAATCTAGTTTAATATGGAGCGGTATCTGGATTTTAACCGCTCTATTATTTAATCTTCTAATTTTCCTCTTCCTTGAAGACGGACATCAAAAAGCATTAGAATTTCTCGCTGGCTACTTAATAGAAAAATCCCTCTCAGTTGATAATCTCTTTGTTTTCTTAATGATTTTTAATGTAATGAATATTAAAGATGTTCATCAACCTCATATACTTAAATGGGGAATTATTAGTGCCATAGTGATGAGAATAATATTTATTCTTGCAGGCGTAGCTTTAATTAAAATTTTTCATCCTATTATTTACATATTTGGTATACTTCTTTTCTATGCTGCATATAAAATGGCATTTGGTAACGAAAAGAAAATTGACTACGAGAAAAATCCATTTATAAAATTCATTAAGAAAAAATTCAGAATTATTACTGAGTATGAAGGTGGGAAATTTTTTATTAAAAATGGTGGTAAAATTTTTATAACTCCCTTATTTCTTACATTGATTTTAATTGAATCATCAGATATTGTCTTTGCAATAGATTCAATTCCAGCTATAATTGCAATTACCAGAGATCCTTTTATAATTATAACATCAAATATATTCGCTATTCTTGGTTTAAGAGCATTATACTTTGCATTAGCTGGAATTGTAGATCTCTTTATTTATCTAAAATATGGTGTTGCTATAATCTTAGCTTATGTAGGAATCAAAATGTTAATATCAGATTATTATACTATTCCCATATTTTACTCTTTATTGTTTATTGTTGTATGCCTTGCAATTACAATTATTGTATCACTTATTCATAAGAAGCCTTCATCTTGA
- a CDS encoding thiamine diphosphokinase: protein MKKCIILGNGNPPKKSLLNFLDSKGYSTLICADGGSNAALKYDIIPDVIIGDLDSIKPETYDYFYDKCKIIKIKDQYSTDIEKCLMYSIKQKFVEAVLVGVTGDRLDHSFCNLGIVLKYFNKIKIKVIHEKSILEAITGDVILKTVPGEIISLYGFDSKTKIKSSGLKYPLRNISLPFGKKDGTSNVALGNVVKLNIKYGKIFIVRDFNMMKQHGLF from the coding sequence ATGAAAAAGTGTATAATACTTGGTAACGGAAATCCACCAAAAAAATCTTTATTAAATTTTCTTGATAGTAAAGGTTATTCAACATTAATTTGTGCTGATGGTGGTTCTAATGCTGCACTAAAATATGATATTATTCCAGATGTAATTATTGGTGATCTCGATTCTATTAAACCAGAGACTTATGATTACTTTTATGATAAATGTAAGATAATTAAAATTAAAGACCAGTACAGCACCGATATTGAAAAATGTTTAATGTATTCGATAAAACAAAAATTTGTTGAAGCAGTTTTGGTTGGTGTTACAGGTGATAGATTAGATCATTCTTTTTGTAATCTTGGAATTGTTTTGAAATATTTTAATAAAATTAAGATCAAAGTGATTCACGAAAAATCAATCTTAGAAGCTATTACAGGTGATGTAATATTGAAAACTGTACCAGGAGAAATAATATCTTTGTATGGTTTTGATAGCAAAACAAAAATCAAATCATCTGGATTAAAATATCCATTGAGAAATATTTCATTACCATTTGGAAAGAAAGATGGTACAAGCAATGTTGCTCTTGGAAATGTTGTTAAGCTTAATATAAAGTATGGCAAAATATTTATTGTTCGAGATTTTAATATGATGAAACAGCATGGTCTCTTTTAG
- the smpB gene encoding SsrA-binding protein SmpB, with amino-acid sequence MNENIEEKNITVNRKAQHDYFIKQKFEAGIVLVGTEVKALRENKASIVDSYAIIQNDEVWLINSNIATYDQGSYNNHEPFRKRKLLLKKNEIRKLKKAIEEKGNTLIPLRMYFKNGKVKVELALATGKRKYDKRESIAKKDLNREMQRKLRQN; translated from the coding sequence ATGAACGAAAATATAGAAGAAAAGAACATTACAGTAAATCGTAAAGCACAGCACGATTATTTCATAAAACAGAAATTTGAGGCTGGTATTGTTTTAGTTGGCACAGAAGTAAAAGCTTTACGAGAAAATAAAGCGAGTATTGTAGATAGTTATGCAATAATTCAGAATGATGAAGTATGGCTAATAAACTCTAATATAGCTACTTATGATCAAGGAAGTTATAATAATCACGAACCATTTAGGAAAAGAAAATTATTACTTAAAAAAAATGAAATTAGAAAATTAAAAAAAGCTATCGAAGAAAAAGGGAATACTTTAATACCATTAAGAATGTACTTTAAGAATGGAAAAGTAAAAGTTGAATTAGCACTTGCAACAGGTAAAAGAAAATATGATAAAAGAGAAAGTATTGCCAAAAAAGATTTAAACAGAGAAATGCAAAGAAAATTAAGACAGAACTAA
- a CDS encoding polyprenyl synthetase family protein, producing the protein MKTIISKETFQKIYQKELNKIEKRLNKLLIKREPRSLYEPCNYAITGGGKRIRPLLVLLSAKATGGSFNDVYNASIAVELFHNFTLVHDDIMDNSDIRRGRLSLHKKFDISTAILTGDNLIALAYESLLKDCKNNTKEIVSTFTRGIIEVCEGQSLDKEFELRDNVSIDDYKKMIFKKTAALAQMCCSIGAKICNAENLYIKILENYGKNLGMAFQIQDDLLDIIGEEKKFGKRIGSDLIEGKKTYLFLKALEKSKGSDKKKLIDVMKNRGIKPDEVKLYKMIYEKYNILEDAKKEIINYTNQALKNLSKLPDKEGSDLLYWLAYSLIGRSK; encoded by the coding sequence TTGAAAACAATTATTTCAAAAGAAACTTTTCAAAAAATTTATCAGAAAGAATTAAATAAAATTGAAAAAAGATTAAACAAGTTACTTATCAAAAGAGAACCCCGTTCTTTGTATGAACCTTGTAACTACGCAATAACAGGTGGTGGTAAACGTATTAGACCTTTATTAGTTTTACTTTCTGCAAAAGCTACTGGAGGAAGTTTTAATGATGTATATAATGCTTCGATTGCTGTAGAATTATTTCACAATTTTACACTTGTACACGATGATATTATGGATAATTCTGATATTCGTCGAGGAAGATTATCTTTGCATAAAAAATTTGATATTAGTACAGCAATTTTAACTGGTGATAATCTGATTGCATTGGCTTATGAAAGTTTACTTAAAGATTGTAAAAATAATACTAAAGAAATTGTATCAACTTTTACAAGAGGAATAATTGAAGTATGCGAAGGTCAAAGTCTTGATAAAGAATTTGAGTTAAGAGATAATGTATCAATTGATGATTACAAAAAAATGATTTTTAAGAAAACTGCTGCTTTAGCCCAAATGTGTTGTTCGATTGGAGCAAAAATTTGTAATGCAGAAAATTTATATATTAAAATTTTAGAAAATTATGGAAAAAATCTTGGAATGGCATTTCAAATTCAGGATGATCTTCTTGATATTATAGGCGAAGAAAAAAAATTTGGAAAAAGAATTGGTAGTGACTTAATTGAAGGGAAAAAAACTTATTTATTTCTGAAAGCACTTGAAAAATCAAAAGGCTCAGATAAAAAGAAATTAATTGATGTAATGAAAAATAGAGGAATTAAACCTGATGAAGTAAAATTATATAAAATGATTTATGAGAAATACAATATTTTAGAAGATGCAAAAAAAGAAATTATTAATTATACTAATCAGGCATTAAAAAATTTATCTAAACTTCCTGATAAAGAAGGAAGTGACTTATTATACTGGCTGGCATATTCACTAATAGGTAGAAGTAAGTAA
- the tyrS gene encoding tyrosine--tRNA ligase, producing the protein MDIIKRGVSEIIPEEELVEKLEKSIKENKPLNIKLGCDPTRPDLHLGHSVVLRKLAQFQQLGHTAILIIGDFTGMIGDPSGRNSSRPPLSFEEARENGKTYFEQASKILDKERTKIVYNSEWLSKMSFADVIKLASKYTIARMLERDDFTKRYKNGIPISIHEILYPLAQAMDSVAIQSDVELGGTDQKFNLLVGRDIQREFGLSPQVIITMPLLVGTDGVEKMSKSYDNYIGINEPPKEIYGKTLSIPDELIYTYFELATDIPNEELKKIREQLSNPDVNPRDLKRALARKLVSMYHSEEAAYEAEREFDNIFVKKGLPDEIPEYKFDNDIKEIEILDLIVKVGFAPSRSEARRLVIQGGVTLDGEKISDIKQIIKLEKPMILKVGKRNFIKLIHD; encoded by the coding sequence ATGGATATCATTAAACGTGGTGTTTCAGAAATTATACCAGAGGAAGAATTAGTTGAAAAACTTGAAAAATCAATTAAAGAAAATAAACCATTAAATATAAAACTTGGATGTGATCCTACACGTCCAGATTTACACTTAGGGCATTCTGTTGTTTTAAGAAAGTTAGCACAATTTCAACAACTCGGGCACACAGCAATATTAATCATAGGCGATTTCACAGGAATGATTGGCGATCCATCAGGTAGAAATTCTTCACGACCTCCCCTTTCTTTTGAAGAAGCTCGTGAAAATGGTAAAACTTATTTTGAACAGGCTTCCAAAATTTTAGATAAAGAAAGAACAAAAATAGTTTATAATTCTGAATGGTTAAGTAAAATGAGTTTTGCTGATGTAATAAAACTTGCTTCAAAATATACGATTGCAAGAATGCTTGAAAGAGATGATTTCACTAAAAGATACAAAAATGGGATTCCAATCAGCATCCATGAAATCTTATATCCTCTTGCCCAGGCAATGGATTCTGTAGCTATACAAAGTGATGTTGAGCTGGGAGGAACTGACCAGAAATTTAATTTACTTGTAGGAAGAGATATTCAGAGAGAATTTGGATTATCTCCTCAAGTAATTATTACAATGCCATTGCTTGTAGGTACAGATGGTGTTGAAAAAATGAGTAAGTCATATGATAATTATATTGGTATAAATGAACCACCAAAAGAAATTTATGGAAAGACGCTCTCGATACCCGATGAATTAATTTATACGTATTTTGAGTTAGCAACAGATATACCAAACGAAGAATTAAAAAAAATCAGGGAACAACTTTCAAATCCAGATGTTAACCCACGTGATTTAAAACGTGCTTTAGCACGTAAGCTCGTAAGTATGTATCATTCGGAAGAAGCAGCTTACGAAGCCGAACGGGAATTTGATAATATATTTGTTAAGAAAGGTTTACCAGACGAAATTCCTGAATATAAATTTGATAACGATATAAAAGAAATCGAAATTCTTGATCTAATCGTAAAAGTTGGCTTTGCTCCATCAAGAAGTGAAGCAAGACGTCTTGTAATTCAAGGTGGAGTTACATTAGATGGAGAAAAGATTTCTGATATAAAACAAATTATTAAATTAGAAAAACCTATGATATTAAAAGTAGGTAAAAGAAATTTCATTAAGTTAATTCATGATTAA